One Balaenoptera ricei isolate mBalRic1 chromosome 16, mBalRic1.hap2, whole genome shotgun sequence genomic window carries:
- the TRIM8 gene encoding E3 ubiquitin-protein ligase TRIM8: MAENWKNCFEEELICPICLHVFVEPVQLPCKHNFCRGCIGEAWAKDSGLVRCPECNQAYNQKPGLEKNLKLTNIVEKFNALHVEKPPAALHCVFCRRGPPLPAQKVCLRCEAPCCQSHVQTHLQQPSTARGHLLVEADDVRAWSCPQHNAYRLYHCEAEQVAVCQYCCYYSGAHQGHSVCDVEIRRNEIRKMLMKQQDRLEEREQDIEDQLYKLESDKRLVEEKVSQLKEEVRLQYEKLHQLLDEDLRQTVEVLDKAQAKFCSENAAQALHLGERMQEAKKLLGSLQLLFDKTEDVSFMKNTKSVKILMDRTQTCTGSSLSPPKIGHLNSKLFLNEVAKKEKQLRKMLEGPFSTPVPFLQSVPLYPCGVSSSGAEKRKHSTAFPEASFLETSSGPVGSQYGAASTASGEGQSGQPLGPCSSTQHLVALPGGAQPVHSSPVFPPSQYPNGSAAQQPMLPQYGGRKILVCSVDNCYCSSVANHGGHQPYPRSGHFPWTVPSQEYSHALPPTPSVPQSLPSLAVRDWLDASQQPGHQDFYRVYGQPSTKHYVTS, from the exons ATGGCGGAGAATTGGAAGAACTGCTTCGAGGAGGAGCTCATCTGCCCCATCTGCCTCCATGTCTTCGTGGAGCCGGTGCAATTGCCGTGCAAACACAACTTCTGTCGGGGCTGCATTGGCGAGGCGTGGGCCAAGGACAGCGGCCTGGTGCGCTGCCCAGAGTGCAACCAGGCCTACAACCAGAAGCCGGGCCTGGAGAAGAACCTGAAGCTCACCAACATCGTGGAGAAGTTCAACGCCCTGCACGTGGAGAAGCCGCCGGCGGCGCTGCACTGCGTGTTCTGCCGCCGTGGCCCCCCGCTGCCGGCGCAGAAGGTCTGCCTGCGCTGCGAGGCTCCCTGCTGCCAGTCCCACGTGCAGACGCACCTGCAGCAGCCCTCCACCGCCCGCGGGCACCTCCTGGTGGAGGCGGACGACGTGCGGGCCTGGAGCTGCCCGCAACACAACGCCTACCGCCTTTACCACTGCGAGGCCGAGCAGGTGGCCGTGTGCCAATACTGCTGCTACTACAGCGGTGCGCATCAGGGACACTCGGTGTGCGACGTGGAGATCCGGAGGAATGAGATCCGG AAGATGCTGATGAAGCAGCAGGACCGGCTGGAGGAGCGAGAGCAGGACATTGAGGACCAACTGTACAAACTCGAGTCAGACAAGCGCCTGGTGGAG GAGAAGGTGAGCCAGCTGAAGGAGGAAGTGCGGCTGCAGTACGAGAAGCTGCACCAGCTGCTGGATGAGGACCTGCGGCAGACGGTGGAGGTCCTGGACAAGGCCCAGGCCAAGTTCTGCAGCGAGAATGCAGCGCAGGCGCTGCATCTCGGGGAGCGCATGCAGGAGGCCAAGAAGCTGCTGGGCTCCCTGCAGCTGCTCTTCGACAAGACGGAGGACGTCAGCTTCATGAAG aACACCAAGTCGGTGAAAATTCTAATGGACAG GACCCAGACCTGCACAGGCAGCAGCCTTTCTCCCCCTAAGATCGGCCACTTGAACTCCAAGCTCTTCCTGAACGAGGTGGCCAAGAAGGAGAAGCAGCTACGGAAGATGCTAGAAG GCCCCTTCAGCACACCGGTGCCCTTCCTGCAGAGCGTCCCCCTGTACCCTTGTGGTGTGAGCAGCTCTGGGGCGGAAAAGCGCAAGCACTCGACGGCCTTCCCTGAGGCCAGTTTCCTAGAGACGTCGTCGGGCCCCGTGGGCAGCCAGTATGGGGCAGCGAGCACAGCCAGCGGCGAGGGCCAGTCAGGGCAGCCCCTGGGCCCCTGCAGCTCCACGCAGCACTTGGTGGCCCTGCCGGGCGGCGCCCAACCAGTGCACTCAAGTCCTGTGTTCCCCCCATCGCAGTATCCCAATGGCTCCGCCGCCCAGCAGCCCATGCTCCCCCAGTATGGGGGCCGCAAGATTCTCGTCTGTTCTGTGGACAACTGTTACTGTTCTTCCGTGGCCAACCATGGCGGCCACCAGCCCTACCCCCGCTCCGGCCACTTCCCCTGGACAGTGCCCTCACAGGAGTACTCACACGCGCTCCCGCCCACACCTTCCGTCCCCCAGTCCCTTCCCAGCCTGGCGGTCAGAGACTGGCTCGACGCCTCCCAGCAGCCTGGCCACCAGGATTTCTACAGGGTGTACGGGCAGCCGTCCACCAAACACTACGTGACGAGCTAA